Proteins encoded within one genomic window of Desulfuromonadaceae bacterium:
- a CDS encoding NADH-quinone oxidoreductase subunit C translates to MSEHVAVAKLQGKFSTEVLEVKEFRGETTVTVKKEDIVAICAFLKSELGYNLLSDLCGVDYLGQTPRFQVVYNMYNISTKDRLRIKAPVEEGDATIDTVSGVWSTANWLERECWDLMGIGFNNHPDLRRILLPDDWEGHPLRKDYPVQGPDREPYQGRVS, encoded by the coding sequence TTCTCCACCGAAGTGCTGGAGGTCAAAGAGTTTCGCGGTGAAACGACGGTGACTGTCAAGAAAGAGGACATCGTTGCGATCTGTGCGTTTCTGAAGAGCGAGCTTGGCTACAATCTGCTGTCCGACCTGTGTGGAGTTGATTACCTTGGCCAGACACCGCGCTTTCAGGTTGTTTACAATATGTACAACATCTCCACCAAGGATCGGCTGCGAATTAAGGCACCGGTCGAGGAGGGCGATGCGACCATCGACACCGTGAGCGGAGTCTGGAGCACCGCAAACTGGCTTGAGCGTGAGTGTTGGGACCTGATGGGGATTGGTTTTAATAACCACCCTGATCTGCGTCGCATTCTGCTGCCGGACGACTGGGAAGGGCACCCGTTGCGCAAGGATTATCCCGTGCAGGGGCCCGATCGTGAACCGTATCAGGGCCGGGTTTCGTGA
- the nuoD gene encoding NADH dehydrogenase (quinone) subunit D, protein MANTETMTINMGPQHPSTHGVLRLVLELDGETVVKAVPHIGFLHRGIEKLSEHRTYHQVLPLTDRLDYLAPMHNNLGYVLAVEKLLGITEQIPERANVVRVIMAELTRIKSHLVWLACHALDIGAMTVFIYCFREREHIMDIYEKLSGARMTSNYFRVGGLSADLPDGLEQEIRDFVDSMPGHIATYEGLLTGNRIWQKRIQGVGVISAEDAIDLGVTGPSLRGSGVDWDLRRDNPYSGYEGYDFNVIVDDGCDTWARYHVRLKEMRESCKIILQGLDKLKPGPILADCPKICLPPKKDVVNSIEGLIHHFKIISEGFKPEVGEIYQGVENPKGEVGFYLVSDGSPRPYRMKIRPASFINLQALPKMCEGSLIADVVAVIGTLDIVLGEIDR, encoded by the coding sequence ATGGCAAACACCGAAACTATGACTATCAATATGGGGCCGCAGCACCCGTCAACACACGGGGTTCTGCGCCTGGTTCTTGAACTGGACGGCGAAACTGTCGTTAAAGCAGTTCCGCACATCGGTTTCCTTCACCGGGGGATTGAGAAGCTGTCCGAGCATCGCACCTATCATCAGGTGCTGCCGCTGACCGATCGTCTCGACTATCTGGCGCCGATGCATAACAATCTGGGCTATGTCCTGGCCGTTGAAAAGCTGCTGGGGATTACGGAACAGATCCCCGAACGTGCCAATGTGGTCCGCGTCATCATGGCCGAACTGACCCGGATCAAGAGTCACCTGGTCTGGCTGGCTTGTCACGCCCTCGACATCGGTGCAATGACGGTGTTCATCTATTGCTTCCGCGAGCGGGAGCATATTATGGATATCTATGAGAAGCTCTCCGGAGCGCGGATGACGTCCAACTATTTTCGCGTCGGCGGACTCTCCGCCGATCTCCCCGATGGGCTGGAACAGGAAATACGTGATTTTGTCGATTCCATGCCGGGACATATCGCTACCTATGAAGGGCTGTTGACCGGGAACCGGATTTGGCAAAAACGGATTCAGGGCGTCGGTGTGATCAGTGCCGAGGATGCCATTGATCTCGGTGTCACCGGGCCGTCATTGCGCGGCTCCGGCGTTGACTGGGATCTGCGTCGCGACAACCCTTACAGCGGTTACGAAGGCTACGATTTTAATGTCATTGTGGACGATGGTTGCGACACATGGGCACGCTACCATGTGCGCCTCAAAGAGATGCGCGAATCGTGCAAGATCATTCTGCAGGGGCTTGACAAACTGAAGCCCGGGCCGATTCTGGCCGATTGCCCGAAGATCTGTCTGCCGCCGAAAAAAGACGTGGTGAACTCCATTGAAGGGCTGATTCACCATTTCAAGATTATTAGTGAGGGATTTAAGCCGGAAGTCGGTGAAATCTATCAGGGGGTTGAAAATCCTAAGGGTGAAGTTGGTTTTTACCTGGTCTCTGACGGCAGCCCCCGCCCCTACCGGATGAAAATTCGTCCGGCCTCATTTATCAATTTGCAGGCGTTACCGAAGATGTGTGAAGGATCATTGATCGCTGACGTTGTCGCCGTTATCGGTACGCTCGACATCGTTCTCGGCGAGATAGATCGTTAA
- the nuoE gene encoding NADH-quinone oxidoreductase subunit NuoE translates to MTEAAEQVKEQVVDLTGANAILDKYVDMHGALMPALQEIQEFYGYIPEPTVHLTAERLNVYSSQIYGVLTFYAQFHLQPRGKYIIRVCMGTACHVKGAARIADTVKDRLGVVHAETTEDLKFTAEYVACIGACGMAPVIMVNDATYGSLTVQKVDEVIEKYQAMG, encoded by the coding sequence ATGACTGAAGCCGCTGAACAAGTAAAAGAGCAGGTTGTCGATCTGACCGGTGCAAATGCGATTCTCGACAAGTACGTCGATATGCATGGTGCGTTGATGCCCGCCTTACAGGAAATTCAGGAATTTTACGGCTATATTCCCGAACCGACCGTACATTTAACTGCTGAGCGATTGAATGTTTACTCCAGCCAGATTTACGGTGTGTTGACGTTTTACGCCCAGTTTCATCTGCAGCCGCGAGGTAAATATATTATCCGCGTCTGTATGGGGACGGCGTGCCACGTTAAGGGCGCAGCGCGGATTGCAGATACGGTCAAGGATCGCCTCGGCGTGGTTCATGCCGAGACCACCGAAGACCTCAAATTTACCGCAGAATACGTGGCCTGCATAGGCGCCTGTGGGATGGCACCGGTAATCATGGTGAACGACGCGACCTACGGTTCATTGACGGTCCAGAAGGTGGACGAAGTCATTGAAAAGTATCAGGCAATGGGATAG
- the nuoF gene encoding NADH-quinone oxidoreductase subunit NuoF, with the protein MAEQAEKIKVLICQGTGGLASGAAAVADAFEAEFAKQGVEAKVGKRCEVVGTGCRGLCANDVLVDIVMPGAEGVTYDFVTPELVPQIVAEHVIANSPVEKSVAGPYYASFLEKQQRIIFSRCGTINAESLDDFIAHRGFTGIRKAVTMAPSEVIEEVKRSGLRGRGGGGFPTGVKWSFCKATPGEEKYLICNADEGDPGAFMDRSVLEGDPYGLIEGMMIGAYAIGCKFAYVYVRAEYPLAIKRLQMAIDTCYEKGYLGKNCMGLGFDLDMRIKAGAGAFVCGEETALMASIEGHRGMSRPRPPFPAVKGLWGKPTNINNVETFANVSYIFYNGADWYSSIGTEGTKGTKIFALTGKVKHTGLVEVPAGTTMKQVIYDVCGGILNNRKFKAVQAGGPSGGCLPTEALGAEVDYDSLIKAGAMMGSGGLVVMDETTCMVDIARFFLNFTRAESCGKCIPCRIGLKIMLEILERITQGRGREGDLELLEDMAYDIKKSSLCGLGQTAPNPVLSTLRYFRNEYETHIRDKECPSHSCRHLLHFRVVEEKCKKCGVCPKVCPVNAIRWEKGQAAYIDADKCTECTSCYDACRFMAIE; encoded by the coding sequence ATGGCCGAACAAGCTGAAAAAATCAAAGTTCTGATCTGTCAGGGTACCGGTGGCCTCGCTTCCGGTGCGGCGGCGGTTGCCGATGCCTTTGAGGCGGAATTTGCCAAGCAGGGTGTCGAAGCCAAGGTTGGCAAACGTTGCGAAGTTGTCGGCACCGGTTGCCGGGGGCTGTGCGCCAACGATGTGCTGGTTGATATTGTGATGCCGGGTGCAGAGGGCGTGACCTACGATTTTGTGACACCCGAACTTGTGCCGCAAATCGTTGCCGAGCATGTCATTGCGAATTCGCCGGTTGAAAAAAGTGTCGCAGGACCCTATTACGCCAGTTTTCTTGAAAAGCAACAGCGCATTATCTTCTCACGCTGTGGAACAATCAATGCCGAGAGTCTGGATGACTTTATTGCGCACCGCGGGTTCACCGGCATCAGAAAAGCCGTGACGATGGCCCCGTCTGAGGTCATTGAAGAAGTTAAGCGCTCCGGCCTGCGTGGTCGAGGGGGGGGTGGTTTCCCTACCGGCGTCAAATGGTCATTCTGCAAGGCTACGCCGGGTGAAGAAAAATACCTGATTTGCAACGCCGACGAAGGGGATCCAGGCGCGTTTATGGATCGATCGGTCCTTGAAGGTGACCCCTATGGTCTGATCGAAGGGATGATGATCGGTGCCTATGCCATCGGCTGCAAATTTGCCTATGTCTATGTGCGTGCCGAGTATCCGCTGGCGATCAAACGATTGCAGATGGCGATCGATACCTGTTATGAGAAAGGCTACCTCGGCAAGAATTGCATGGGGCTTGGATTCGATCTTGATATGCGGATCAAGGCGGGTGCCGGTGCTTTCGTGTGTGGTGAAGAGACGGCGTTGATGGCTTCAATCGAAGGTCATCGTGGCATGTCCCGTCCCCGTCCACCATTCCCGGCAGTCAAGGGGTTGTGGGGTAAACCGACCAATATCAACAACGTTGAGACGTTTGCCAACGTTTCCTACATCTTTTACAACGGCGCGGACTGGTACAGCTCGATCGGCACCGAAGGGACCAAGGGAACCAAGATCTTCGCCTTGACCGGCAAGGTTAAACATACCGGTCTGGTAGAGGTTCCGGCCGGGACGACGATGAAACAAGTTATCTATGACGTCTGCGGCGGTATTCTCAATAACCGTAAATTCAAGGCGGTACAGGCGGGCGGTCCATCAGGTGGGTGCCTTCCGACCGAGGCGTTGGGTGCAGAGGTTGACTACGACTCCTTGATCAAAGCCGGCGCAATGATGGGTTCCGGTGGTCTGGTTGTGATGGACGAAACCACCTGCATGGTCGATATTGCACGTTTCTTCCTCAACTTTACCCGGGCTGAATCGTGCGGAAAATGTATTCCCTGCCGGATTGGACTGAAGATCATGCTCGAAATTCTGGAGCGGATCACTCAGGGCAGAGGACGCGAGGGCGATCTTGAACTTCTTGAGGATATGGCATACGACATCAAGAAGAGTTCACTCTGTGGTCTTGGCCAGACGGCACCGAATCCGGTTTTGTCAACATTGCGCTATTTCCGAAACGAGTATGAGACGCACATCAGGGACAAAGAGTGTCCCTCCCATTCGTGCAGACATCTGCTTCACTTCAGGGTTGTTGAAGAGAAGTGCAAAAAGTGCGGAGTTTGCCCGAAGGTTTGTCCGGTGAATGCCATTAGATGGGAAAAGGGTCAGGCTGCGTATATCGATGCCGACAAGTGTACGGAATGTACGTCCTGTTATGACGCCTGTCGTTTCATGGCAATCGAATAA
- the nuoG gene encoding NADH-quinone oxidoreductase subunit NuoG produces the protein MVTLTIDGKQVTVARTATIYDAAKEAGINIPVLCYAKKLLPYGACRVCLVEVEQMKGRLIPSCTTPVTEGMVVTTNSAEIRKVRKTVLEFLLVNHVIECPVCDKAGECDLQDLTYEYEVVTNRFQGEKFDLPTDEVNPLIERNMNRCVLCGKCVRVCDEIVGFGSYSFVNRGFETKIATAFDRGLDCEFCGQCVSMCPVGAILPRPFKFKARPWQIKEVNTVCGYCGNGCTVTLGVKANKVETIRFNDKTGVNDGNLCIRGRFGYSYVNSTERLTTPLIRKDGQLVKAGWDEALAAVSQGFKAAGKTLGMISGARLTNEEFYLFKKVAATVGTANLDHSGGECYKGVTEGLKQTLGVSASTATFPQVEKADAILVIRSDFYETHPVFGMVVNQAVKRNHAKLSIVADKRGKFGKLPDARSLVTKPGLELNVLNGIARVLLDEGLAVTDGVAGLDELKKALAGFAPEQVAAATGVTADALQQTARELAAAKNSAILLAYGLPYTAYSKELAIAAANIAILTGNAGREGSGLYLCGEKANSQGAIDLTVLPGDQGLGAQAMLAAAAAGQVRSLYIVNEDPLVSYPDQDKVKAALAGAEFVVVQDLFLTETAKQADVVLPAASFAEKEGTFTNAERRLQRLHPGITSPGLAKTDQAIFQALLVSLGDNVVYTGTEAIFDALKVGTVYAGIGYADIGLQGAVWGGDHLTVSKQLVPVGGGVTVDAPFQLVTGSALYHSGTTSTHALGPNAVISAPYVEFGREDAAALQLVDGDMVKVKGSGCELQLQAKVDNRLPQGVLFAPYHFASAGLNRLYKGEASVAVEISK, from the coding sequence ATGGTCACACTTACGATTGACGGCAAGCAGGTCACGGTAGCCAGGACGGCAACGATTTACGATGCCGCCAAAGAGGCTGGCATTAACATCCCGGTGCTCTGCTACGCTAAGAAACTTTTACCTTACGGTGCTTGTCGGGTTTGTCTGGTCGAAGTTGAGCAGATGAAGGGACGCTTGATTCCTTCTTGTACAACGCCTGTCACTGAAGGCATGGTTGTTACGACCAACTCCGCCGAAATTCGCAAAGTGCGCAAGACCGTACTGGAGTTCCTGCTGGTTAATCACGTTATTGAATGCCCGGTCTGTGATAAAGCCGGTGAATGTGATTTGCAGGATCTGACCTACGAATACGAAGTCGTCACTAATCGCTTCCAGGGTGAAAAGTTTGATCTGCCGACTGATGAGGTTAATCCGTTAATTGAACGCAACATGAATCGCTGTGTGTTGTGCGGCAAGTGTGTGCGAGTGTGTGACGAGATCGTCGGATTCGGTTCCTATTCGTTCGTCAATCGCGGTTTTGAAACAAAGATTGCAACGGCCTTTGACCGTGGTCTTGACTGCGAGTTTTGCGGGCAGTGCGTTTCCATGTGTCCGGTCGGTGCGATCCTGCCGCGACCATTTAAATTCAAAGCCCGTCCCTGGCAGATCAAGGAAGTCAATACGGTCTGTGGATATTGTGGCAACGGCTGTACGGTGACCTTAGGTGTTAAAGCCAACAAAGTTGAAACCATTCGCTTTAACGACAAGACCGGTGTTAACGATGGCAACCTGTGTATCCGTGGTCGTTTTGGTTATTCCTACGTGAACAGTACGGAGCGACTGACGACGCCACTGATTCGTAAAGATGGGCAATTGGTCAAGGCAGGTTGGGACGAAGCGCTGGCTGCTGTCAGTCAGGGATTTAAGGCTGCGGGGAAGACTCTGGGAATGATCTCCGGCGCACGCTTGACGAATGAAGAATTTTATTTGTTTAAGAAAGTGGCGGCGACCGTCGGAACGGCCAACCTCGATCATTCCGGTGGAGAGTGTTACAAGGGGGTGACCGAAGGGCTTAAGCAGACACTCGGGGTGAGTGCTTCTACGGCCACTTTTCCGCAGGTTGAGAAGGCTGACGCGATTCTTGTGATTCGCTCCGATTTTTATGAAACCCATCCGGTTTTCGGTATGGTGGTCAATCAGGCGGTCAAACGCAACCATGCCAAGCTGTCGATTGTTGCGGATAAACGCGGCAAGTTTGGCAAATTGCCGGATGCCAGGTCGCTGGTTACCAAACCCGGACTGGAATTGAATGTGCTGAATGGCATTGCCCGGGTGTTGCTGGACGAGGGGCTGGCAGTGACTGACGGTGTCGCTGGACTGGACGAACTCAAAAAAGCATTGGCCGGGTTTGCCCCTGAGCAGGTTGCGGCGGCGACCGGGGTGACCGCAGACGCTTTACAGCAGACCGCGCGTGAACTGGCCGCAGCAAAAAACAGTGCGATCCTACTGGCCTACGGCTTGCCGTACACGGCTTACAGTAAAGAACTGGCGATCGCTGCTGCCAATATTGCGATTTTGACAGGAAATGCCGGACGCGAGGGGAGCGGGCTGTACCTTTGCGGTGAAAAAGCCAACAGTCAGGGCGCGATTGATCTCACTGTTTTGCCCGGCGACCAGGGGCTGGGGGCTCAAGCTATGTTGGCTGCTGCGGCAGCAGGTCAGGTTCGATCCCTCTATATAGTCAATGAAGATCCGCTGGTTTCCTACCCGGATCAAGATAAAGTCAAGGCGGCGCTTGCCGGAGCGGAATTTGTGGTCGTCCAGGATCTGTTTCTGACCGAGACCGCGAAGCAGGCCGATGTGGTTCTTCCCGCAGCGAGTTTTGCCGAGAAGGAGGGCACCTTCACCAATGCCGAACGGCGCTTGCAGCGCCTGCATCCGGGGATTACCAGCCCTGGCTTGGCAAAGACCGATCAGGCGATTTTTCAGGCACTGTTGGTGAGCCTCGGGGACAATGTTGTTTACACCGGCACCGAAGCGATCTTTGATGCGTTGAAAGTTGGCACGGTCTATGCCGGGATCGGCTACGCCGATATCGGGTTGCAGGGTGCAGTCTGGGGCGGCGATCATTTGACGGTGTCGAAACAACTCGTACCGGTTGGGGGCGGGGTGACCGTTGATGCCCCGTTTCAGTTGGTCACCGGCAGTGCCCTGTATCATAGTGGCACAACGTCAACACACGCCTTGGGTCCGAATGCGGTGATCTCTGCCCCGTATGTTGAGTTTGGACGCGAAGATGCTGCAGCATTGCAGCTTGTCGATGGGGACATGGTTAAGGTTAAGGGCTCCGGCTGTGAACTGCAACTTCAAGCCAAGGTGGATAACCGGTTGCCACAAGGGGTTCTGTTTGCCCCCTATCATTTTGCCAGCGCCGGGCTGAATCGCCTCTACAAGGGTGAAGCTTCAGTTGCAGTTGAAATTTCGAAATAA